From the Winogradskyella forsetii genome, the window TGGTTTGCATTTTGACTATTTGGCGCAAATTAAATTAATTTAATTACAACTAGAATTATAAAATTCAGCGATTTTTTCTGCATCCTTTCGTCTAAAAACATTTTTTTCAATTTTTGCACATAACGCAGGACAATCACCAAAATATTCTTGAGCAGATTTTTTAAATGATTTGAGATTATCGAATGTATTTACCATACCTCCTTCTTTTAGGAATAATGTTTGCCGTTTGGCCATAGTTGTGCGTCCGTCTACATAGGATCGTTTTAGAAGCTTCACTTTACCGTCAATCACCAATTCTGCATAACCAAACTTAGTTTTCTTTTTATTTTTTGCAATAGACAAAAACGTAACCTTACGCGTTCTTTTTACATTCTTTCCTTTTATCCTCCCAGTGTATGGAAGATCAAAATTGATACTATCTACATTCTTGGCAGCAATCTTTTTACTCGGTTTGTTGCGTTCCGTCTTATATCTCATTTTTTCGTTAGAGAACAAAGGTCCATCAACAAAATAATAAAAACGGACTAGTCCTTCTAAGGTTGTACCATCCTTTAAATATATTTTTCCTGTTCCCCATTCTTCATATTGCGCATTTCCAACAAATGAAAGCATCAATAATAGTATGAGTATAATTGACTTATTTTTCATGTTTAATTAAAATTAATTCACTTTTTCCCCTCCAACAACAGTTCTCAAAACCTTAATCTTAGGAATCTCGTTTGCCTCAACCGTCATAATATCTTTATCCAAAATGATAAAATCAGCAAATTTTCCAACTTCAATGCTTCCTTTTTCATCTTCTTCAAAATTTGAATAGGCTGCCCAAATGGTCATACCTTTTAAAGCTTCTTCCCTAGATAATGCATTTTCCATCAGAAAACCACCTTCAGGATATTGCTCTAAATCTTGCCTTGCCACAGCAGCATAAAATGTTAAAAATGGACTCACGCGCTCCACAGGAAAATCGGTTCCCAATGCTATTTTTCCGTAGGCTTCCAATAATTGCTTAAAGGCATAGGCGCCTTTTATACGTTCTGCTCCCACGCGGTCTTCGGCCCAATACATATCGCTTGTGGCATGTGTTGGTTGAATGGAGGGCATTACATTTTTATACAACTCAAAATCCTCTGGCGATACAATCTGTGCATGTTCTACACGCCAGCGTCTATCATTTTTTCCTTTAAGGACTTTGTTGTAGATATCCAATACGACGTGATTAGCAGAATCTCCAATGGCATGTGTATTCATTTGAAATTCTGAATCGGCAATGCGCTCTGCTGATTTTTTAAGGGTTTCCAAATCGGTAACCAGTAATCCTAAATGACCCGGTTTATCAGAATAAGGTTCTCTAAGCATGGCGCCTCTTGAGCCTAAAGCTCCATCTGCATAAAATTTAAACGAACGCACATTGAGTCGGTCAGTTTTAGTAATGCCTTTTTCTAAAAAAAAATCCAGATTGTCTTTAGTATGCGAAACCATCGCATAGATACGCATTTTTAATTTGCCTGATTCTTGAAGGTTTTCTATAGTTTCGATGGCTTCTCTGCTCAATCCTGCATCATCGACCGTTGTTAACCCTAAATCGAAGCAAATTTTCTGGGCCTCAAGCAATGCTTCCGCTTGGTCAATTTTTGTTGGTTTTGGCCAATGTTTCATAACTAGACTTTTGGCATTATCGATTAGAATTCCTGTCAGCTTTCCGTTTTCAACAACAACTTCTCCGCCTTCAATTTTACTATTCTTAGTTACTTTACCTAAATCCAAGGCGGCTTGATTGGCTAGTAAAGCATGCCCATCGATGCGTATTAAAGCAATGGGTGTTTTAGGATATAATTTATCTAATAATGCTTTGTTCGGAAATTGTTTGTCTTCCCAGTCATTTTGGTCCCAACCTCTACCTAAAATATATTGGTTGTTATTTTCATTTTGAAAATCCAGCACACGTTTCATTAGCTCTTCAAAACTTTTTGTTCCAACTAAATCGACAGCTTGCTGATTAAAACCTAAACCTAAAAAGTGGCAATGGGCATCAATAAAACCTGGTAAAAGTGTTTTTCCGTTGGCGTTGATGGTATCAATAGCTTTATAATTGTCATCGATTTCAGACGTTGTACCTACAGCAATTATTTTTCCGTCTTTTACTGCGAATGCTTCTGCTTTATTGAAATTATTATCTACGGTGTATATGTTGGCATTTGTGACAATTAAATCTGCTTCTTGCTTATCTTTCTGACAAGCAAAAATTGTCAGTAACAATAGGATTGAGAGTAGTTTTTTCATTTTGGTTGGTGGTTTAGTGGACATTCAAATTTTTGATAGGACTTCGATGCTTCGACTGCGCTCGGCAAAGGCAAGCTCAACCTGACAGCAAGTTGTAAAAATAAGAAAAGCGTTCGGAATCGGAACGCTTAATTATATTATGTCATTAGGAGAAACGAAATCATCTGTTTAATTGAAGAGATTGCTTCGTTTCTCGCAATGACAGATGGCCCATTAGATTGCCACTTTCGTGGGAATTTAGAAATCGAACTGATATGTTGCGCCAGCCAAAAACTGAATGCCTTGAACCGGGAAATTTAACCAACGCTGATAATCTTGATTAAAAATATTATTTGCCTTGGCAAATACAGACAATTGATCGTTTATTTTGTAGCCAACATGTGCATTTAAATCGAAATAACTTTCTAAACTTACTCGGTTTACCTCTGGTTGTGCAAAAAGCGAATTCACAATTCTTTCATCTTCTCGCTCGCCAACAAAATAAGCACTTGCGCCTGCAAACCATTGTTCTGAAATTTGATAATCCAAAAATAATGAGGCTTCCAAATCTGGTAAATTCCATGCTTGTGCTTCGTTTTTCATGTCGTAAGCAAAATATTCGCCCTTAATTCCTAAAGTGAAATTTCTGTTGAAATCCACATTCAATTCTCCAGCAATGGAAAACGTTGTTACATTATCGTAAATGACACCAAATGAATTTCCGTAGTGGTAATCTTCTGATGCTGTTGCCAATGCTTCGTTAGCCTTGAATAAGGCTTTCCCTTTTTCAGAAGCATAATTTCCTCTCACATTATAGCTGATATTATTGGATAGCTTTCCTTTGACGCCAACAAACGTTTTAAACTGCTGGTCTGTTGGGCTTACAAAAAGTGTTGGCGACACAAACGGATTATAGTTAGCAAAATCGTAATATGAATTTTGAATCAGCTTACCTGTTAAACCTCCATAAGCGATTAAAAGCTCATCAACTAAACGGTAGGATCCTTCAATATTTGGATGAACATAAAATTTACTTTTACTGAATTCCGTATCATTCAAATAGGTTAGTCTTATACCTAGATTAATGGTTAAATCATCTTGATTATACTGATATGAAGGTGCAATACCAATCATAAAATTGCCGTAATCTATGGACTGCGTGCCAATGAAATTAGAATCGAAACTTCCGCCTAAATAATCAATAAATAATTCGGCATCGATATCTGCATCTTGTATGGCGACTTCAAAATTAGAACTGGCCATAAAACGGTTTTCTCCAGAACTTCTATCGTCTCCAAAACGTCTAAAACGTAGGCTTGCATCTTTTACAATAGCATCTTCAAAATTAATTTTACCACCTAAATTAACACTTGTGTAATTATGTTTAGGATCAATAGCATCGGCTTCTGATTGTCCAAAATAGTCTTGTGGTAAACCATACCAATTATAAGATTGTAAATTGAATCCACCATCAACTTTCCAAGCAAAATCCCTTTGGCTTTTGGTATAATGCGCATTGAGCTTTGTTTTAGAAAAGGCATCATCCAACAACAAATTATCAATACCACCTTGTGAGGAATGATGACTAAAATAACCGCCTACATTTTCGTCCCTACTTAATTCGTGATTCAAATAAACTTCGCCTAAAAGAGTTGTATAATTACCCACGCCAAGTGAGGCATAATTATCGTATAACTTTACGGCTTTAGCCTTATCTACCGTAGCTGCTTTTCCTTTTGCCGGTGTAAATGTGGATGCCACAGGGATTGAGAAAATATTATATCTTATTTCCTTTTTCTTTACCGTAGTCGAGTCTGCCAAAGTTGGATTATCCTTAATTTTAAAGGCATCCGATATGGTTGGCGTATATGGTTTTATAACATTGACGGTTTGGTCCGCTATGGTGTCTTTTTCTTGGGCATAACTAAAAGCCAAACCCAAAGTGAAGATTGATAATAATATATATTTAATTTTCATGTGTAATAGTTTGATTGCACTTCGACTTAGAGATACCTGCTTTCACTTCGACTTCGCTCAGTGACCAGACAGGAATTCTAGTCCTCAGTTTCGATTGATGAATTTGTTTTAGCTTCTTCGGCTTTTATTTTATTTAGTTCTGTTTTGGCTTCTTGTACAACAGCGTCAAACTCTGGGAAATTGCTAATTACACTTTCTAAAATATAAGTGGCTTGAAACGCATCTCCCAAAGCATAAAAATTCTTTGCCATAACTACCAAACCTTTAGCGCTAAACAATTTATAACTACCGTAATCCTTGGCTAATTTTTGAATAGTTGTATTCGATGCTTCGTAGTCTCCTGCTTTATTTTTAAAATAGCCATTATAGTACAAGGCTTCCGCGGCAACGCTTCCTGTGGCTAGTTTTTCAACTTCGGCATAAGCGGTTTTCGCTTTGACTTCATTTCCTGTTTGTATGGCTGAACGTGCAATGATCAGTTTCGCATCACTCTTTACTTTGTTATCCAGTTTTGAATTGCCCAATACTTTTTCAGCATAACTTTCTGCTTTCGAATAATCTTCGGTTTGGTAATAGGCATTCATTAAATTGGATTGTGCGTAAATCACATTCTGAGGATAATCGGCCTCAAGCTCCAAGCGTTTTAACACAGGAATGGCTTTTTCCCAATCCGATTTTTTCAAATAAATTTCACAAAGCTTAACCGTTGCTTGCTCGGTATATTCAGATTTTGAGGCATCAACAACAGCTTTGTAATGTGGTTGCGCATTATCCAACAACCCTTTCTTATAATATAATTCCGCTAAATAAAAATGCGCTTTTTGATTGTGAAGTCCTTTTGGGAATTCATTCAAATACTTGTTAAACTGACGAATGGCCTTATCGGTTTCGTTATCTAAATATGGTTTTTCTGCAGCTAAATAAGTGGCATTATCTAAATCCACATCAGTAACCTCAACATAATCCAAAGTTCTTACCCAATTGGCGTATTCATCCACTCGACCTAAATCGATATAAATTAAACGAACCGTTGAAACCGCTTGAACCGCTTCGCCGGAACCTGGGAAATCGGTGGCTACTTTTTTGAACTTGCTCAAAGCACGCTCATTATCGTTTCCATTATAATACACCAACCCTTGTCTCAACAAAACTTTAGAGGTAAATGCACTTGTTTTGTATTCCGAATTTAAACGGTCATACATTTGCATGGCTTTGTCTGAGTCGCCCGATTTTACGTAAGAATTTGCCAATTCGTACATGGCATCGTCTCGTAAAGCTGACTTTGGATACGCATTGATAAAGGATTTCAATTCTGAAATTTTATTAGACCCTTTTCCTAAATAGCCTTGACTCATTGCTTTTTGAAAGGCTGCATAGTCGGTTTCAATCTCGTTGATTTGAATGGCTTTGTTATAAGCGTCTATAGCATCATTATAGTTACTGGATACGAAATAACCATCTGCCAATCTTAAATAAGCATCGTTTTGACGCAATTTATCATTCGATTTATTTTGAATGAACTTTTCAAAATAGTTGGAGGCATTGTTATAATCCTTCAACTTAAAATACGTATATGCCAAATTGTAATTCAGGTTTTCATTTTCTGGTAAGCTTGAGGCTTCGTCCATTCCTGAAAATTGTTTGAACCCAATCAGCGCCTCGTTATAATTGGTTAAATTATAGTCCGTTTCCGCTTTCCAAAATGTGGCTTTCGCTACAAATTTTGGGTCTCTTGGTTCTTTCAATGAGCCGTTAAATAAATCCAAGGCTTCGTTGTACTTGTTTTCGTTATACAATTCAACAGCCCTAAAAAAGGCTACTTTTTGGTAAGCCGCTTTATGCTCAAAACTATTTTTGCCTTTCAACAATTCTAAGGCTTCCTTATAGTTTTTAGAAGTGATGTACGAATCTATTAATAAGGCTTCCACTTCATCCTTAAAACCAGAATCCGGATATTGGTTTAAATAACTCGTTAAAACTTGCGGAACAGATTGGTATGGATTCCCGATTTCGTAACTGATTTTTGCATAATTTAACCAAGCATCTTCCTGGATTTTTAAATCGAAATCCATTTGTGATGCATTTCTAAAGGCATTTAAAGCTTCCTGTTTTTTATCTAAATTGATATAGCTTTCCCCTAAATGGTAATAGGCATTCTGAGCCACCGAATTATTGCCATCAATAATTTTATTGAATTCGGAAATGGCACTTTCAAAATCATTTTGTTTGTAATAGGCATAACCCAATTGATAATAATCGGTATTGTTCCATTTTCGATTTTTACCTTGGTAGGCTTTTAAATAAGGAATGGCCTCAGCATATTTTTCAAGATTGAAATAACTTTCGCCTATAATCTTTGACAATTCAGATTCTTCAATGCCTCTAACATTTGGTAATTGTTCTTCTGCCAGTTCAATGGCTTTTTCAAACTTTCCTAATTTAAAATTTAGGTCGGCTTGGTAATATGATAATTTCTCTTTGTACTTTTCATTATCGCTAACTTGATCAAAATACTCATTCGCCTTATCATAATCATCGCCCTGATAAGCTAAAAAACCGATGTAATATTTGGCCTGGGAACCGTATTCTTTAGAATTTACGACACGGTTTAAATATTTTGTCGCTTTCTTTTCGTCATTAGTAGAATACAAAGCATAGCCATAATTAAAGTTGAAACGCTCTTTTTCGGAACGCGCTATGCTTCTTTCATCTACTCTTTCGTACCATTTGCGTGCATAGGCATATTTTCCATTTTCGAAATAGTAATTGGCAACATCTAAAAAAGCTGTATTTCTTTTAGTGCTTGTTGGGTAGTCTTCAACAAATTCCGTCACTAAATCATCTGCGTTATTTTGATTTAACCGTACCGCACAATTGGCAATATAGTAGGCGCAATCGGATTTAATGGTAACGTCATTGGTCTCTTCTTTGATATCGTCGAACAAAGACTGAGCTGCTTTATACTGTTTATTATTATATAAAGTTAATGCCTTTTGGTAGTCTTGTAAATCGCTAGTGTAGACGGCAGATTTTTGTGCCATTCCTAGCGAAGAAACGACTAGAAAAACGATGATTAACTGTTTTTTGAGTAACATCATTGTTATAAATTTAATTGATGAAATTATTTCGGTGCAAATATAATTATATCCAAAATCTATAACGTTAGAAATTGGTTATAATTATACACGAAGTTATTAAAAGGAGTTGGCAGTGTTCAGTCCTCAGTCTTCAGTAAAAAGTATAAAATGGAAAGTTTCATTTATCTTATTTGCATTTATCCGTTGTGCACCTTTGTGACTTCTTTGTGTGGCTTTGTGTTATAGTATTTAGATAGCCTAGATATTTTAGTATTTGGTATTCAGCGCTCAGTAGTTTTTGTCTTAACGGAAAACATTATTAATTTTTCACTTTTAATTCTTAATTTTTCATTTAAGTCCTATTTTTACATTGAATAACAAAACCTAGATTTTGAACAGAATAAATCAAAAATTACAAGAGGATAAAAAATTGTTGTCTATTTATTTTACGGCAGGTTATCCCAATATCAATGACACCACGACCATAATTAAAAGTCTTGAAAAAAATGGTGTGGACATGATTGAAATCGGGTTGCCTTTTAGCGATCCTCTGGCAGATGGACCAACCATACAAGCTAGTTCTACACAAGCATTAAAAAACGGCATGACGAGTGACTTGTTGTTTGAACAACTCAAAGCTATTCGGGAATCGGTTTCTATTCCATTAATTATTATGGGTTATTTTAATCCGATGTTACAATATGGTGTTGAAGCCTTTTGTAAAAAATGTGAAGAGGTAGGTATTGATGGATTGATCATTCCAGATTTGCCAGTAGATGTTTATAATGATGACTATAAGGCAATTTTTGAAAAACACGGCTTAATCAATGTGTTTTTAATAACGCCACAAACCTCAGATGAGCGTATTCAATACATCGATTCGGTCTCCAATGGGTTTATTTATATGGTCAGCTCGGCAAGCGTCACAGGAAGCAGTTCTGGTTTTGGTGACGAGCAGACCAATTATTTTAAACGTATTGCTGACATGAATTTAAAAAACCCCCAAATTGTAGGTTTTGGCATTTCAGATCATGAAACTTTTACGCAAGCCACACAATATGGAAAAGGCGCGATAATCGGAAGTGCTTTTATAAAGCATTTGACCGAAAACGGAATTGGTGATTTAAGTGGCTTTGTGTCTGCCATCCGGAATAATCCTTAAAACCTTTAACCTTTCGCCATCTAATTTTATGATAGTTTTAATACTGTTTTATAAGATTTTTCTTATATTAATGATGAACGCAAAAAATTAGAAATCATGGGAATAATAAAAGATAAGAAAAAATTTAAAACGAAAACGCAAAATCAAACCGACCTTACCAACCCAACTGGGAATGTCAATCAAAAGAACAATGAATTCGACATTGATAAGAAAACGATTAAAAAGCAGCAGGTAAAAAAATAAATGCTGAAAAATAAAAATTTATAAGTCTATTCATATATTTGGATAGACTTTTTTATGCCATGAAATTATTCAACGATTGGAAACTCATTACCCTACTTTGTCTTACCTTAGGCTTAGCACCATTTTTTCCTGAACCGCATATTGTAGGCAAAATAAGATGGATTGCCGGTGGCGCAAATGGTATGACAATTAAGGATTGGTTTGATATTTTATTTCACGGATTTCCATTTGCTCTATTAATTAGATTAGTGATTTTAACACTGAAAAAACAAGATTCTGAATCCATCCCAGAATAACTAAAACTTATGCCACTCAACATCGTACTTATAGAACCCGAAATTCCAAATAACACTGGCAACATTGGTCGTCTGGCATTAGCTACAGGTTCAAAATTACATTTAGTAAAACCTTTTGGTTTCGAAATTGATGATAAACGCCTTAAACGCGCCGGACTCGATTATTGGCAACATTTGGAGGTCATCTATTATGATTCTATTGATGATTTCTTCCTACAAAACAATGACGCACAAATGGTATTTTTATCTAGCCACGGCACCAAAAGTCATTGGGATATTGACTTTAAAAACGACATGTTCTTGGTTTTTGGCAAAGAATCTGTTGGGTTACCAAAACCGTTAATAGAGAAATATGAATCACAATTATTTAAAATTCCCCTTTATAGTAAGGAAATACGCAGTTTAAATTTAGCCAATGCAGTAGGAATAATTGTTTATGAAGGTCTGCGACAAATTAAATAA encodes:
- a CDS encoding amidohydrolase — its product is MKKLLSILLLLTIFACQKDKQEADLIVTNANIYTVDNNFNKAEAFAVKDGKIIAVGTTSEIDDNYKAIDTINANGKTLLPGFIDAHCHFLGLGFNQQAVDLVGTKSFEELMKRVLDFQNENNNQYILGRGWDQNDWEDKQFPNKALLDKLYPKTPIALIRIDGHALLANQAALDLGKVTKNSKIEGGEVVVENGKLTGILIDNAKSLVMKHWPKPTKIDQAEALLEAQKICFDLGLTTVDDAGLSREAIETIENLQESGKLKMRIYAMVSHTKDNLDFFLEKGITKTDRLNVRSFKFYADGALGSRGAMLREPYSDKPGHLGLLVTDLETLKKSAERIADSEFQMNTHAIGDSANHVVLDIYNKVLKGKNDRRWRVEHAQIVSPEDFELYKNVMPSIQPTHATSDMYWAEDRVGAERIKGAYAFKQLLEAYGKIALGTDFPVERVSPFLTFYAAVARQDLEQYPEGGFLMENALSREEALKGMTIWAAYSNFEEDEKGSIEVGKFADFIILDKDIMTVEANEIPKIKVLRTVVGGEKVN
- a CDS encoding porin family protein, whose amino-acid sequence is MKIKYILLSIFTLGLAFSYAQEKDTIADQTVNVIKPYTPTISDAFKIKDNPTLADSTTVKKKEIRYNIFSIPVASTFTPAKGKAATVDKAKAVKLYDNYASLGVGNYTTLLGEVYLNHELSRDENVGGYFSHHSSQGGIDNLLLDDAFSKTKLNAHYTKSQRDFAWKVDGGFNLQSYNWYGLPQDYFGQSEADAIDPKHNYTSVNLGGKINFEDAIVKDASLRFRRFGDDRSSGENRFMASSNFEVAIQDADIDAELFIDYLGGSFDSNFIGTQSIDYGNFMIGIAPSYQYNQDDLTINLGIRLTYLNDTEFSKSKFYVHPNIEGSYRLVDELLIAYGGLTGKLIQNSYYDFANYNPFVSPTLFVSPTDQQFKTFVGVKGKLSNNISYNVRGNYASEKGKALFKANEALATASEDYHYGNSFGVIYDNVTTFSIAGELNVDFNRNFTLGIKGEYFAYDMKNEAQAWNLPDLEASLFLDYQISEQWFAGASAYFVGEREDERIVNSLFAQPEVNRVSLESYFDLNAHVGYKINDQLSVFAKANNIFNQDYQRWLNFPVQGIQFLAGATYQFDF
- a CDS encoding tetratricopeptide repeat protein, which encodes MMLLKKQLIIVFLVVSSLGMAQKSAVYTSDLQDYQKALTLYNNKQYKAAQSLFDDIKEETNDVTIKSDCAYYIANCAVRLNQNNADDLVTEFVEDYPTSTKRNTAFLDVANYYFENGKYAYARKWYERVDERSIARSEKERFNFNYGYALYSTNDEKKATKYLNRVVNSKEYGSQAKYYIGFLAYQGDDYDKANEYFDQVSDNEKYKEKLSYYQADLNFKLGKFEKAIELAEEQLPNVRGIEESELSKIIGESYFNLEKYAEAIPYLKAYQGKNRKWNNTDYYQLGYAYYKQNDFESAISEFNKIIDGNNSVAQNAYYHLGESYINLDKKQEALNAFRNASQMDFDLKIQEDAWLNYAKISYEIGNPYQSVPQVLTSYLNQYPDSGFKDEVEALLIDSYITSKNYKEALELLKGKNSFEHKAAYQKVAFFRAVELYNENKYNEALDLFNGSLKEPRDPKFVAKATFWKAETDYNLTNYNEALIGFKQFSGMDEASSLPENENLNYNLAYTYFKLKDYNNASNYFEKFIQNKSNDKLRQNDAYLRLADGYFVSSNYNDAIDAYNKAIQINEIETDYAAFQKAMSQGYLGKGSNKISELKSFINAYPKSALRDDAMYELANSYVKSGDSDKAMQMYDRLNSEYKTSAFTSKVLLRQGLVYYNGNDNERALSKFKKVATDFPGSGEAVQAVSTVRLIYIDLGRVDEYANWVRTLDYVEVTDVDLDNATYLAAEKPYLDNETDKAIRQFNKYLNEFPKGLHNQKAHFYLAELYYKKGLLDNAQPHYKAVVDASKSEYTEQATVKLCEIYLKKSDWEKAIPVLKRLELEADYPQNVIYAQSNLMNAYYQTEDYSKAESYAEKVLGNSKLDNKVKSDAKLIIARSAIQTGNEVKAKTAYAEVEKLATGSVAAEALYYNGYFKNKAGDYEASNTTIQKLAKDYGSYKLFSAKGLVVMAKNFYALGDAFQATYILESVISNFPEFDAVVQEAKTELNKIKAEEAKTNSSIETED
- the trpA gene encoding tryptophan synthase subunit alpha; the protein is MNRINQKLQEDKKLLSIYFTAGYPNINDTTTIIKSLEKNGVDMIEIGLPFSDPLADGPTIQASSTQALKNGMTSDLLFEQLKAIRESVSIPLIIMGYFNPMLQYGVEAFCKKCEEVGIDGLIIPDLPVDVYNDDYKAIFEKHGLINVFLITPQTSDERIQYIDSVSNGFIYMVSSASVTGSSSGFGDEQTNYFKRIADMNLKNPQIVGFGISDHETFTQATQYGKGAIIGSAFIKHLTENGIGDLSGFVSAIRNNP
- a CDS encoding tRNA (cytidine(34)-2'-O)-methyltransferase, translated to MPLNIVLIEPEIPNNTGNIGRLALATGSKLHLVKPFGFEIDDKRLKRAGLDYWQHLEVIYYDSIDDFFLQNNDAQMVFLSSHGTKSHWDIDFKNDMFLVFGKESVGLPKPLIEKYESQLFKIPLYSKEIRSLNLANAVGIIVYEGLRQIK